In Kordia antarctica, the following proteins share a genomic window:
- a CDS encoding DEAD/DEAH box helicase, with protein sequence MTKFEELGLQDSLLRAIQDMGFETPSEVQEKTIPLLLNEDVDVVALAQTGTGKTAAFGFPLIQKIDANSKTTQGLILSPTRELCLQITNELKNYSKYENINVVAIYGGASITDQARQVKRGAQIVVATPGRMQDMINRRLVDISKIEYCILDEADEMLNMGFYEDITAILSHTPDEKNTWLFSATMPREVSAIAKKFMHSPKEITVGSRNSGTDTVSHEFYAVSGRDRYLALKRLADANPDIFSVVFCRTKRDTQAVAEKLIEDGYNAAAIHGDLSQNQRDLVMKSFRSRQIQMLVATDVAARGIDVDDITHVINYQLPDEVETYTHRSGRTGRAGKSGVSIVIVTKSEMRKIKSIERKIQQKFEQKTIPSGMEICQIQLFHLANKIHNTEVNDEVEKFLPSISEIFEDTSKEELIKRMVSVEFNRFYNYYKKSKDPNQITSSDTGSDNHYSSNGGGNANSTRYFINVGEKDGYDWMRLKDFLKETLDLGRDDVYKVDVKESFSFFNTDVDKKERVLEHFTDFKVDGRFVNVEESTTGGGGGGGNRRRSSGGGGGGNRRRSGGGDSGGGDRRRRDRSSSSSSSDGGRRRSSGGDSGGGFRGRSRRK encoded by the coding sequence ATGACAAAATTTGAAGAATTAGGTCTTCAAGACTCGCTTTTGCGTGCAATTCAGGATATGGGCTTTGAAACGCCTAGTGAAGTACAAGAAAAAACAATTCCATTATTACTTAACGAAGACGTTGATGTTGTTGCATTAGCACAAACAGGAACTGGTAAAACAGCAGCTTTCGGTTTTCCGCTAATTCAGAAAATTGATGCGAACAGCAAAACTACACAAGGATTAATCCTTTCTCCAACGCGTGAATTGTGTTTACAAATCACCAACGAATTAAAAAACTATTCTAAATACGAAAACATCAATGTTGTTGCTATTTATGGTGGTGCAAGTATTACCGATCAAGCAAGACAAGTAAAAAGAGGTGCACAAATTGTGGTAGCAACTCCAGGTCGTATGCAAGATATGATTAACCGTCGCTTGGTTGATATTTCTAAAATAGAATACTGTATTCTTGATGAAGCAGATGAAATGTTGAACATGGGATTCTATGAAGACATTACAGCTATTTTATCGCATACGCCAGATGAAAAAAACACATGGTTATTCTCGGCTACAATGCCAAGAGAAGTGTCTGCAATTGCAAAGAAATTTATGCATTCGCCAAAAGAAATCACGGTTGGATCGCGTAACTCTGGTACAGATACCGTAAGTCACGAATTTTACGCAGTAAGCGGAAGAGATCGTTATTTAGCATTAAAACGTTTAGCAGATGCCAATCCAGATATATTTTCAGTAGTTTTCTGTAGAACGAAACGTGATACACAAGCTGTCGCTGAAAAATTAATTGAAGATGGTTACAACGCTGCGGCGATTCATGGTGACTTAAGCCAGAATCAACGTGATTTAGTGATGAAATCATTCCGATCTCGTCAAATACAAATGTTAGTTGCTACAGATGTTGCAGCGCGTGGTATTGATGTAGACGATATTACACACGTAATTAACTATCAACTTCCTGACGAAGTAGAAACCTATACACACCGAAGTGGTCGTACTGGTAGAGCTGGAAAATCAGGGGTTTCTATTGTAATTGTAACGAAAAGTGAAATGCGTAAAATCAAATCGATCGAGCGTAAAATTCAACAAAAATTTGAACAAAAAACAATTCCATCAGGAATGGAAATTTGTCAAATTCAATTGTTTCACTTAGCAAACAAAATTCACAATACGGAAGTAAATGACGAAGTAGAAAAGTTTTTACCTTCTATTAGTGAAATTTTTGAAGATACTTCTAAAGAAGAATTAATTAAAAGAATGGTTTCTGTTGAATTTAACAGATTCTATAATTACTACAAAAAATCAAAAGATCCGAATCAAATCACAAGTTCTGATACTGGATCAGACAATCACTATTCATCAAATGGTGGTGGAAATGCAAATAGTACACGTTATTTCATCAATGTTGGTGAAAAAGACGGATACGATTGGATGCGTCTAAAAGATTTCTTAAAAGAAACATTAGATTTAGGACGCGACGATGTGTACAAAGTGGATGTAAAAGAAAGTTTCTCTTTCTTCAATACAGATGTTGACAAAAAAGAGCGTGTTTTAGAACACTTTACAGACTTTAAAGTTGACGGACGTTTTGTAAATGTTGAAGAATCTACTACTGGCGGTGGCGGCGGTGGTGGAAACCGAAGACGCTCTAGTGGCGGTGGTGGCGGCGGAAACCGAAGACGTTCTGGCGGCGGAGATAGCGGCGGTGGCGATCGTAGAAGAAGAGATCGTTCATCATCATCTTCATCATCTGATGGTGGAAGAAGAAGAAGCAGCGGCGGAGATAGCGGCGGCGGATTCAGAGGAAGATCAAGAAGAAAATAA
- a CDS encoding non-canonical purine NTP diphosphatase, with protein sequence MKLVFATNNQNKVKEVQSLLPNHITILSLIDIGCEEDIPETQPTIEGNAIQKAQYVKKHYGYDCFADDTGLEVNALNGEPGVFSARYAGEQRNSDDNMNKLLNELQDKKDRSAHFKTVVALILNGEQHTFSGICKGTIIKEKKGEKGFGYDPIFMANGFEETFAQISLEEKNRVGHRGKAVQKLIDFLNTKK encoded by the coding sequence ATGAAACTCGTATTTGCAACCAACAACCAAAACAAAGTCAAGGAAGTTCAGTCGTTATTACCAAATCATATTACTATTTTAAGCCTAATAGATATTGGTTGCGAAGAAGATATTCCTGAAACGCAACCAACTATTGAAGGCAACGCAATTCAGAAAGCGCAATACGTAAAAAAGCATTATGGATATGATTGCTTTGCAGATGATACAGGTTTAGAAGTAAACGCATTAAATGGCGAACCAGGCGTTTTTTCGGCACGTTATGCAGGCGAACAGCGAAATTCGGACGATAATATGAACAAATTATTGAATGAGCTTCAAGATAAAAAAGATCGTTCTGCACATTTCAAAACGGTAGTTGCGTTGATTCTAAATGGCGAACAACATACATTTTCAGGCATTTGTAAAGGAACTATTATTAAAGAAAAAAAAGGCGAAAAAGGTTTTGGCTACGATCCTATATTTATGGCAAATGGATTTGAGGAAACATTTGCACAGATTTCTTTGGAAGAAAAAAATCGTGTCGGACATCGCGGAAAAGCGGTACAAAAATTGATTGACTTTTTGAATACTAAAAAATAA
- a CDS encoding CocE/NonD family hydrolase, with protein sequence MSFRFLIIIFLVFFFTNSYSQEKQFPKITFETEAELAQKMESLAIELQKSYKSESRNDSLLKVIRFQLIQKKYKSAISVIELLEKYYHDKYPAYKEYYGKRNLVYAKAKLKAENNSLSFEEAYVQELKQYIENIKVELPGHLDYFFNFSIMDEAENFEKLIKNQKDMQSEDEAYLIFRTYMNAKLHKETSNLVSRSIKEYDENKYIIKDSVSVVNGNVVIPIRIVRKRSVKGKQPTLLMFSIYASDFSIELAKSIANKGYVSVIANTRGKWFSENELHPFEDDGKDAYNVIDWISKQPWSNGKVGMFGGSYLGFSQWAAAKKLHPALKTIVPQVAVGVGVDYPMYNNVFMSYMLRWIHLVENTKLIDREDFGNDEKWDKAHSNWFTSGKSFRALDSIEGRPNKTFQRWLDHPSRDEFWQNMVADKEDFSNINIPILTTTGYFDDDQLGAMFYFKEHHAYHKNPEHYLVIGPYDHSGAAGNPAVLLKNYEIDSVAQISITELVYDWFDYILKGKEKPTLLKDKINYQVMETNTWKHTSSLNEVSVKHQTYYLSNKKEGDYYKLETTEEASNNYVQQEIDFSDRKKSHDFIIFDTLKIADTLLNSNNGLTFISDPLEKETIMSGSFSGELSVKINKKDMDYTLLLYELKADGTYFYLSNHLQRASYSESREHRELLKPNEKTILKFKDTYFTSKKLEKGSRLILIVNINKNLEWEINYGTGKEVSRETIKDAEKPLVVKWFTDSFIKIPIEK encoded by the coding sequence ATGAGCTTTAGATTTTTAATTATCATTTTTTTAGTTTTCTTTTTTACAAATAGCTACAGTCAAGAAAAACAATTTCCAAAAATAACATTTGAGACTGAAGCTGAATTGGCACAGAAAATGGAAAGTTTAGCCATTGAACTTCAAAAGAGTTATAAATCGGAAAGTAGAAATGATAGTCTTCTGAAGGTAATTAGATTTCAACTTATTCAAAAAAAATATAAAAGTGCAATTTCTGTAATTGAATTATTAGAGAAGTACTATCACGATAAGTATCCAGCATATAAAGAATATTATGGAAAACGAAATTTGGTTTATGCAAAGGCTAAATTAAAAGCTGAAAATAATAGCCTTTCTTTTGAGGAAGCTTATGTTCAAGAGTTAAAACAGTATATAGAAAACATTAAAGTAGAATTACCAGGTCACTTAGATTATTTTTTTAATTTTTCAATTATGGATGAAGCAGAAAATTTTGAAAAGTTAATAAAAAATCAAAAGGATATGCAGAGTGAAGATGAAGCATATTTGATTTTTAGAACCTATATGAATGCTAAGTTACACAAGGAAACGAGTAATTTAGTTTCAAGATCGATTAAAGAATATGATGAGAATAAATATATAATTAAAGACAGTGTTAGTGTTGTTAACGGAAATGTCGTAATTCCTATTAGAATTGTGAGGAAAAGGTCGGTTAAAGGGAAACAACCTACATTGCTAATGTTTTCAATTTATGCGAGTGATTTTAGTATAGAATTAGCAAAATCTATTGCAAATAAAGGTTATGTGTCTGTGATTGCGAATACACGTGGCAAATGGTTTAGCGAAAATGAATTACATCCTTTTGAAGATGATGGGAAAGATGCATACAATGTTATCGATTGGATTAGCAAACAACCATGGAGTAATGGAAAAGTTGGTATGTTTGGCGGAAGTTATTTAGGATTTTCACAATGGGCAGCAGCAAAAAAACTTCATCCTGCGTTAAAAACAATTGTTCCGCAAGTAGCGGTTGGAGTTGGTGTAGATTACCCAATGTATAATAATGTCTTTATGTCCTATATGTTACGATGGATTCATTTGGTTGAAAACACCAAACTCATAGACCGAGAAGATTTTGGTAATGATGAAAAATGGGATAAAGCACACAGCAATTGGTTTACTTCAGGGAAATCGTTTCGTGCATTAGACAGTATTGAAGGAAGGCCAAATAAAACATTTCAACGTTGGTTAGATCATCCATCGCGAGATGAATTTTGGCAAAATATGGTTGCTGATAAAGAAGATTTCTCGAATATAAATATTCCTATATTAACGACAACTGGCTATTTTGACGATGACCAATTAGGTGCAATGTTCTACTTTAAAGAACATCATGCATACCACAAAAACCCAGAACATTATTTAGTAATTGGACCTTATGATCATAGTGGTGCGGCGGGAAATCCAGCAGTACTGTTGAAAAATTATGAAATAGATTCAGTTGCACAAATTAGTATTACTGAATTGGTTTATGATTGGTTTGATTATATATTAAAAGGAAAAGAAAAACCCACATTGCTGAAAGATAAAATCAATTACCAAGTGATGGAAACGAACACGTGGAAGCACACTTCTTCACTTAACGAAGTAAGTGTAAAACATCAAACTTATTATCTATCTAACAAAAAAGAAGGCGATTATTATAAACTTGAAACTACAGAAGAAGCTTCAAATAATTACGTTCAGCAAGAAATTGATTTTTCAGACAGAAAAAAAAGTCATGATTTTATAATTTTTGACACATTAAAAATTGCAGATACACTTTTAAATTCGAACAATGGACTGACATTTATATCTGATCCATTGGAAAAAGAAACAATTATGAGTGGATCTTTTTCAGGAGAACTTTCCGTAAAAATCAATAAAAAAGATATGGATTATACACTACTTTTATATGAATTAAAAGCTGATGGAACGTATTTTTATCTCAGTAATCATTTACAAAGAGCAAGTTATTCTGAAAGTAGAGAACACAGAGAATTACTAAAACCTAATGAAAAAACTATACTAAAATTTAAAGACACATATTTCACAAGTAAAAAATTGGAAAAAGGAAGTAGACTTATTTTGATTGTGAATATCAATAAAAACCTTGAATGGGAAATTAATTACGGAACAGGAAAAGAAGTAAGTCGAGAAACTATAAAAGATGCAGAAAAACCATTAGTTGTAAAATGGTTTACAGATAGTTTTATCAAAATTCCAATTGAAAAATAA
- the rlmH gene encoding 23S rRNA (pseudouridine(1915)-N(3))-methyltransferase RlmH, which translates to MNIKLLAIGRTDDKQLLQLIDQYVKRLSHYIKFDLEIIPDLKNTKNLSEAQQKEKEGELILKKLSPTDVLVLLDENGKQFSSVDFSNHLQKRMNAGIKTLVFVIGGPYGFSEAIYAKAQQKISLSKMTFSHQMVRLFVVEQLYRAFTILRNEPYHHR; encoded by the coding sequence ATGAACATAAAGTTGCTCGCTATTGGACGAACTGATGACAAACAATTACTACAATTGATTGATCAATATGTAAAGCGTTTGTCACACTATATAAAGTTTGATTTAGAGATAATTCCCGATTTAAAAAACACAAAAAATCTTAGCGAAGCACAACAAAAAGAAAAAGAAGGCGAACTGATTCTTAAGAAACTTTCGCCAACAGACGTTTTAGTATTGTTAGATGAAAACGGAAAACAGTTTTCTTCCGTTGATTTTTCAAACCATTTGCAAAAGCGTATGAATGCAGGTATCAAAACATTGGTTTTTGTCATTGGCGGACCTTATGGTTTTTCTGAGGCCATTTACGCGAAAGCGCAACAAAAAATTTCCCTATCCAAAATGACGTTTTCGCACCAAATGGTGCGTTTATTTGTAGTAGAACAATTGTATAGAGCCTTTACGATTTTACGGAATGAACCGTATCATCATCGGTAA